From one Planktothrix agardhii NIES-204 genomic stretch:
- a CDS encoding hemolysin-type calcium-binding region protein encodes MGKISDQPNFELIMTSAFDPDLVFLLYDNTLPGDTLTNGSTTVPGGDSTVSGNSSLSGNGNQIPQVTDTLGVSLAGTAAADIIRGNIGRDSLYGRGGGDTIFGDDGEDLIDGETENDYINGNQGRDSILGSDGDDTLFGGKGADTLEGGNGKDFLFGNNDNDLLIGGDDNNNTLYGGAGDDCLVGGNKDDFLSGDRGQDILVGGDGKDTFFISVNSGSGNAALTDIIVDYNQNDDVILLPNDLAFSKLKFETDRVNGVNGLLIRTDDRDNPTYLAFIPGFTGNLTSVNFKSLP; translated from the coding sequence GTGGGCAAAATTTCAGATCAACCTAATTTTGAACTGATTATGACATCCGCATTTGATCCCGATTTAGTTTTTCTGTTATACGACAACACCCTACCCGGGGACACCTTGACTAATGGTAGCACAACGGTTCCCGGAGGTGATAGTACCGTTTCTGGCAATAGCAGCTTGAGTGGAAATGGAAACCAAATTCCTCAAGTCACAGATACCCTGGGTGTTAGTCTAGCTGGGACTGCGGCGGCAGATATTATCCGAGGAAATATAGGGCGAGATAGTTTGTATGGTCGCGGAGGAGGAGACACAATTTTTGGTGATGACGGTGAAGATTTGATCGATGGGGAAACTGAAAATGATTATATTAATGGTAATCAAGGTCGGGATTCTATTCTCGGTAGTGATGGAGATGATACCCTATTTGGAGGCAAAGGTGCAGATACTTTAGAAGGTGGAAATGGTAAAGATTTTTTATTCGGAAATAACGATAACGATCTGTTGATCGGAGGGGACGATAATAATAATACCCTGTATGGTGGAGCCGGAGATGATTGTCTGGTTGGAGGAAATAAAGATGATTTTTTATCCGGTGATCGAGGTCAAGATATTTTAGTTGGGGGTGACGGAAAAGATACTTTCTTTATTTCGGTTAATTCTGGTAGTGGAAATGCTGCTTTAACAGATATTATTGTAGACTATAATCAAAATGATGATGTTATTTTGCTACCCAACGATTTAGCTTTTAGTAAACTAAAATTTGAAACAGACCGTGTGAATGGAGTTAACGGTTTATTGATTCGGACAGATGATCGAGATAACCCCACTTATCTAGCATTTATTCCTGGTTTTACAGGCAATTTAACATCGGTTAATTTTAAATCTCTACCTTAA
- the truB gene encoding tRNA pseudouridine synthase B — protein sequence MYGFINLNKSAGFTSHDCVARVRRILRLKRVGHAGTLDPAATGVLPMALGKATRLLQFLPSHKAYHARIKFGVTTTTDDLEGETLTVQSVPHLQLEQIQEILPQFIGKIEQVPPIYSAIHVQGKRLYHLARKGEVIQVPSRTVEVFDLKILNWYPGEFAELEIAIACGSGTYIRSIARDLGAILNTGATLANLIRTESSGFDLENSLTLETLETQVQQQTFSPLSPNIPLNHLTKIILNYESIKRWFQGQSIVVENQIIEDRPVSVYDQNQQLLGIGKLIETPDQILLAPQIVLTEN from the coding sequence ATGTACGGGTTTATCAACCTTAATAAATCTGCCGGATTCACCTCCCATGACTGTGTGGCGCGAGTTCGCCGAATATTACGATTAAAACGGGTCGGACACGCGGGAACCCTTGATCCCGCAGCAACTGGAGTATTACCAATGGCCTTGGGAAAAGCCACTCGTTTATTGCAATTTCTCCCTTCTCATAAAGCTTATCATGCTAGAATTAAATTCGGTGTCACCACCACCACCGATGACTTAGAAGGAGAAACCTTAACTGTTCAATCTGTACCGCATTTACAACTTGAACAAATTCAAGAAATTCTCCCTCAATTTATCGGTAAAATCGAACAAGTTCCTCCTATTTATAGTGCGATTCATGTTCAAGGAAAACGCTTATATCATTTAGCCAGAAAAGGAGAAGTTATTCAGGTTCCCAGTCGGACAGTCGAAGTTTTTGATCTGAAAATTCTTAATTGGTATCCTGGGGAATTTGCCGAATTAGAAATTGCGATCGCCTGTGGTTCAGGAACCTATATTCGCTCTATTGCTAGGGATTTAGGAGCTATACTTAATACTGGAGCTACTTTAGCTAATTTAATTAGAACCGAAAGTAGTGGTTTTGATTTAGAAAATAGTCTAACCTTGGAAACCTTAGAAACCCAAGTTCAACAGCAAACCTTTTCGCCCCTATCTCCAAATATTCCTTTAAATCATTTAACAAAAATTATCCTAAATTATGAATCAATAAAACGTTGGTTTCAAGGACAATCTATTGTTGTAGAAAATCAAATAATAGAAGATCGTCCCGTGAGTGTCTACGATCAAAATCAACAACTATTAGGAATAGGAAAATTAATCGAAACTCCCGATCAAATTCTCCTCGCTCCTCAAATTGTTCTCACCGAAAATTAA
- a CDS encoding hypothetical protein (hypothetical protein Cyan7822_4705) gives MIKTLLITLIKGYRLLISPLFPPVCRFHPTCSQYAIEALETFGIIQGSWLALKRILRCHPYHPGGYDPIPPKPED, from the coding sequence ATGATCAAAACCCTATTAATTACCCTAATTAAAGGCTACAGATTGTTGATTTCTCCCCTATTTCCCCCCGTTTGTCGCTTCCATCCTACCTGTTCCCAATATGCCATTGAAGCCCTAGAAACCTTTGGAATCATTCAAGGAAGTTGGTTAGCCCTCAAGCGAATTTTACGCTGTCATCCCTATCATCCTGGGGGTTATGATCCGATTCCTCCCAAACCCGAAGATTAA
- a CDS encoding putative methyltransferase — MVQENNPIQEIFNRIAPVYDQLNDGLSLGQHRIWKKMAVAWSGAKPGDTALDLCCGSGDLALLLAQQVGEPGQVFGVDFSSCQLEIAQHRPRPFTIPRAKISWIEADVLRLPFSDNTFDCATMGYGLRNVVDIPRSLEELHRVLKPGTKAAILDFHRPPGSLLRTFQQWYLQQFVVRTAERFGFREEYAYINPSLDQFPIGTEQVQLAQQAGFSTATHYPIASGMMGVLVITKAN, encoded by the coding sequence ATGGTTCAGGAAAATAACCCGATTCAAGAGATTTTTAATCGCATCGCCCCGGTCTATGATCAGTTAAATGACGGGTTAAGTTTAGGCCAACATCGGATTTGGAAAAAAATGGCCGTAGCCTGGAGTGGGGCTAAACCTGGAGACACCGCTTTAGATTTATGTTGTGGAAGTGGAGATTTAGCCCTATTATTAGCACAACAGGTTGGAGAACCGGGACAGGTGTTTGGGGTAGATTTTTCCAGTTGTCAATTGGAAATTGCCCAGCACCGACCCCGACCCTTTACTATTCCAAGGGCTAAGATCTCTTGGATAGAAGCGGATGTATTAAGATTGCCGTTTTCAGACAACACCTTTGACTGTGCCACTATGGGCTATGGTTTACGGAATGTTGTAGATATTCCCCGCAGTCTTGAGGAACTTCATCGGGTACTCAAACCTGGGACAAAAGCTGCGATTTTGGATTTTCACCGTCCTCCGGGTTCCCTATTGCGTACTTTTCAACAGTGGTATTTACAGCAGTTTGTGGTTCGCACGGCGGAACGATTTGGGTTTCGAGAAGAATACGCTTATATTAACCCCAGTTTAGATCAATTCCCTATCGGTACAGAACAAGTTCAGTTAGCCCAGCAAGCAGGATTTTCAACCGCCACACATTACCCAATTGCAAGCGGTATGATGGGAGTATTAGTAATCACTAAAGCCAATTAA
- a CDS encoding serine/threonine protein kinase with WD-40 repeats: MSYCLNPKCPNPTDPANENRRTCCQCGSDLLLEGRYRVIKQLGGGGFGKTFEIDDQGKCKVVKVLLKNHPKAVALFKQEAKVLSQLNHPGIPKVDPDGYFTYLPKGSNEALHCLVMEKIEGLNLQDWMKERKKEPISQEHALEWLRELTEILEQVHNLQYFHRDIKPQNIMRKPNGQLVLIDFGTAREVSGTYIAKVEQGQNVTGIVSPGYTPPEQTNGKAVPQSDFFALGRTFIYLLTGKPPTAYPENPRTGKLLWRKGAPNLSDQFAGTIDFLMAPFPGNRPQTPQAILQCLKDIKPLGEEKEVPPPSPTDKKQVKQNWNSGFNFSIPKIKFPKIQLKYFWVLGTSLMVLGGVYTQIDGYIRYGFIPANPILILKGLPGSIFLERYERAVGEIYAIVISPDNKTLAVGSFGAIKIWNLTTDVKPRTIAAHSSWVKALAISPNNATIASGSNDKTIRLWDLKNGKKTRTIEEHTEGVNIVVFSPDGQTLASGSDDKTILITPLNKGSRQLMFTGHEGAIHALSFSPDGQTLASGSSDQTIRLWNLETGTRKRSISGHDGSINALIYHPDGKTLISASDDGTIRLWNPDTGEQKEVWKANNSPVKSLAITKDGKTLVSGGDSVIIWDLKTGRKRVVLWGHDKPINALDVSSNGQIVVSGSEDKTIKIWRMP, translated from the coding sequence GTGAGTTATTGCCTTAATCCTAAGTGTCCAAATCCAACTGATCCAGCAAACGAGAATCGGCGCACTTGCTGTCAATGTGGCTCGGATCTTTTGCTGGAAGGACGGTATCGTGTGATCAAACAACTTGGAGGAGGAGGTTTTGGCAAAACATTTGAAATTGATGATCAAGGCAAATGTAAGGTTGTAAAAGTTTTATTAAAAAATCATCCTAAAGCCGTCGCTTTGTTCAAACAAGAAGCGAAAGTTTTGAGTCAGCTTAATCATCCTGGAATTCCTAAAGTTGATCCCGATGGCTATTTTACCTATCTTCCCAAAGGGAGTAACGAAGCCCTTCACTGTTTGGTGATGGAGAAAATTGAAGGGCTAAATTTACAAGACTGGATGAAAGAACGAAAAAAAGAACCCATCAGTCAAGAACACGCTTTGGAATGGTTAAGAGAACTGACTGAGATCCTAGAGCAAGTTCATAATTTGCAATACTTCCATCGGGATATTAAGCCTCAAAATATTATGAGGAAACCCAATGGACAGTTAGTATTAATTGATTTTGGAACTGCAAGGGAAGTTTCAGGAACCTATATTGCTAAGGTAGAACAGGGGCAAAATGTAACCGGGATTGTTTCCCCTGGATATACACCCCCAGAACAAACGAATGGCAAAGCTGTTCCGCAATCCGATTTTTTTGCCCTGGGACGAACTTTTATTTATTTATTAACCGGAAAACCTCCCACTGCTTATCCAGAAAATCCTCGAACTGGAAAGTTATTGTGGCGAAAGGGCGCACCCAATCTTTCTGATCAATTTGCGGGAACTATTGATTTTTTGATGGCCCCTTTTCCGGGTAATCGCCCTCAAACGCCACAAGCAATCTTGCAGTGTTTAAAAGATATTAAACCTCTAGGCGAAGAAAAAGAAGTTCCCCCGCCTTCCCCTACGGACAAAAAGCAAGTCAAGCAAAATTGGAATAGTGGGTTTAATTTTTCTATTCCTAAAATTAAATTTCCTAAAATTCAGCTTAAATACTTCTGGGTTTTAGGAACATCCTTAATGGTATTGGGCGGAGTTTATACACAAATTGATGGCTATATCCGTTATGGATTTATCCCGGCTAATCCAATTTTAATTTTAAAAGGATTGCCAGGCAGTATTTTTTTAGAGAGGTACGAACGAGCCGTTGGTGAAATTTATGCTATTGTCATTAGCCCCGATAATAAAACCCTGGCTGTGGGGAGTTTTGGGGCAATTAAAATTTGGAATTTAACAACAGATGTCAAACCACGAACGATTGCAGCCCATTCTAGTTGGGTCAAGGCTCTGGCTATTAGTCCCAATAATGCAACCATAGCCAGTGGTAGCAATGATAAAACGATTCGTCTGTGGGATTTAAAGAATGGAAAGAAAACACGAACAATTGAAGAACATACTGAAGGTGTAAATATTGTTGTTTTCAGTCCTGACGGTCAGACCTTAGCCAGTGGGAGTGATGATAAAACTATTCTGATTACGCCTTTAAATAAGGGATCTCGACAACTCATGTTTACGGGTCATGAAGGCGCAATTCATGCCCTTTCATTTAGTCCTGATGGTCAAACTCTAGCCAGTGGAAGCTCAGACCAAACAATTCGGTTATGGAATTTGGAGACGGGCACTCGTAAACGAAGTATCTCAGGTCATGACGGTAGCATTAATGCTCTGATTTATCATCCAGATGGCAAAACCCTAATTAGTGCCAGCGATGATGGTACGATTCGGCTATGGAACCCAGATACGGGAGAACAAAAAGAAGTCTGGAAAGCTAATAATAGTCCTGTGAAATCATTGGCAATCACAAAAGATGGTAAGACTCTTGTGAGTGGGGGTGATAGTGTAATTATTTGGGATCTAAAAACGGGCAGAAAACGGGTGGTTTTGTGGGGTCATGATAAACCTATTAATGCTTTAGATGTAAGTTCAAATGGTCAAATTGTAGTTAGTGGTAGTGAGGATAAAACCATTAAAATTTGGCGAATGCCTTAA
- a CDS encoding hemolysin-type calcium-binding region protein produces the protein MSQIATSEGVTSVTLAGGGVALNAVPGKANSISGTADTNLIQGAGLSDTLSAGAAAPVIIYGFSGDDLIYGSNVDTDELYGNQGSDTIYGLGGKDFIAGGDGNDLLYGGDGDDTVFGDVGNDTIYGGAGNDILGGGDGNDLIYGDDGNDIIWGEKGNDNLYGGAGNDTIYGGAGDDVIAGGDGNDFINGDKGNDNLSGNAGSDTFAFSQVGTANADVVVDFVSGTDKIALASSTFTSLGVSVEANEFQVIANFNPGNTPIANGLVYDSTNGKLYFLSGGATQEVATFVNNPALKATDFELF, from the coding sequence ATGTCTCAGATAGCAACATCCGAAGGCGTAACATCAGTAACACTAGCAGGGGGCGGAGTTGCCCTAAATGCTGTCCCAGGTAAGGCTAATAGCATTTCAGGTACGGCTGATACCAATTTAATTCAAGGTGCTGGTCTTAGTGATACTCTCTCCGCTGGAGCCGCAGCCCCTGTTATCATTTATGGTTTCAGTGGTGATGATCTGATCTATGGTAGTAACGTCGATACCGATGAGCTTTACGGGAACCAAGGAAGTGACACCATCTATGGTCTAGGTGGCAAAGACTTCATTGCTGGTGGTGATGGAAATGACCTGCTCTATGGTGGTGATGGAGATGATACCGTCTTTGGTGACGTAGGAAACGATACGATTTACGGTGGCGCTGGCAATGACATCCTTGGTGGCGGTGATGGAAATGACTTAATTTATGGTGATGACGGCAATGACATTATCTGGGGTGAAAAGGGTAATGACAACCTCTATGGTGGGGCCGGAAACGATACCATCTATGGTGGTGCCGGCGACGATGTGATTGCTGGTGGAGACGGAAATGACTTCATTAATGGAGACAAAGGCAATGATAACTTATCTGGTAATGCCGGAAGTGACACATTTGCCTTTAGTCAAGTTGGCACTGCTAATGCCGATGTAGTGGTTGATTTCGTATCGGGAACTGACAAGATTGCTTTGGCTTCTAGTACGTTCACATCTCTGGGTGTCAGTGTAGAAGCCAATGAATTCCAAGTGATTGCTAACTTCAACCCTGGTAATACTCCTATTGCTAATGGACTGGTTTATGACTCTACCAACGGCAAGTTATACTTCCTGTCCGGTGGTGCTACACAGGAAGTAGCTACCTTTGTAAATAATCCTGCTCTGAAAGCTACTGACTTTGAACTATTCTAA
- a CDS encoding unnamed protein product — translation MDHRASHLDITEVFCDVDDFCQVFEPLLAQMLLPEVVGQSRPKTRLTLSEIMTILIGFHGSRYRTFKDFYRLQVMAYWSKAMPNLVSYNRFVELMSYALLALCCYFEYCCKGEVTGTSFIDSTALKVCHKNRANSHKVFAGLAEWGKSSRGFYYEK, via the coding sequence ATGGATCACAGAGCATCACACTTAGACATAACAGAAGTTTTTTGTGACGTGGATGACTTTTGTCAAGTATTTGAACCCTTATTGGCACAAATGTTGTTACCAGAAGTGGTGGGTCAAAGCCGACCCAAAACCCGCTTGACTTTAAGTGAAATAATGACAATATTGATCGGATTTCATGGTTCACGTTACCGAACATTTAAAGACTTTTACCGCTTACAAGTAATGGCATATTGGTCAAAAGCTATGCCTAACTTAGTCAGTTATAATCGTTTTGTTGAGTTAATGTCTTATGCTTTATTAGCACTATGTTGTTACTTTGAATATTGTTGTAAAGGCGAGGTAACTGGAACAAGTTTTATCGATTCAACCGCCTTAAAAGTCTGTCATAAAAATCGAGCGAATAGCCATAAAGTCTTTGCCGGACTGGCGGAATGGGGGAAAAGTTCAAGGGGCTTTTATTATGAAAAATAA
- a CDS encoding response regulator receiver (CheY) and GAF domain protein, producing MNHQRPKKPKMLVVDDEPDNLDLLYRTFRRNFDVFKAESGGQALEILANEGEVAVIISDQRMPEMKGTEFLSKTVPEFPNTVRIILTGFTDIEDLVDAINSGQVYKYITKPWDPNELKAVVERAAQTYQLLNQRTAELNRAQAQTQLLATIMEAAQAATTLESLLTALCTAVASGFRADVCILQQIKDNRLNSIEGHYSSTGVVENWLEIDPLVQETITTRTVQASTNITTDPALATLAHYQSSGIQAHINIPITYREQLIGLLSVQWKQPCQMSPDDLITVHLVAQQIALALISLGH from the coding sequence ATGAACCATCAGAGACCCAAAAAGCCTAAGATGTTGGTCGTTGACGATGAGCCGGATAATTTGGATCTGCTCTATCGGACATTTCGACGTAACTTTGATGTATTTAAGGCGGAAAGCGGGGGTCAAGCTTTAGAAATTTTGGCCAACGAAGGAGAAGTGGCGGTCATTATTTCCGACCAACGAATGCCAGAGATGAAGGGTACAGAGTTTCTCAGCAAAACTGTGCCGGAGTTCCCCAATACCGTGCGAATTATTTTGACCGGATTTACAGATATTGAGGACTTGGTAGATGCGATTAATTCAGGACAGGTGTACAAATATATTACAAAGCCCTGGGATCCCAATGAACTCAAAGCCGTAGTAGAAAGAGCCGCCCAAACATATCAATTGCTGAACCAACGCACCGCAGAACTCAATCGCGCTCAGGCTCAAACCCAACTGTTAGCGACGATTATGGAAGCGGCCCAAGCAGCGACGACCCTAGAAAGTTTACTCACTGCATTGTGCACAGCCGTCGCATCGGGGTTCCGAGCCGATGTTTGTATTTTGCAACAAATTAAAGACAATCGCTTAAATTCTATAGAAGGTCATTATAGTTCCACTGGTGTTGTGGAAAACTGGTTAGAGATTGATCCTTTAGTTCAGGAAACCATAACTACCAGAACTGTACAAGCATCGACTAATATTACAACTGATCCCGCCTTAGCTACTCTGGCTCACTATCAAAGTTCGGGAATTCAAGCCCATATCAATATTCCGATTACCTATCGGGAACAACTAATCGGTCTATTATCAGTACAATGGAAACAGCCTTGTCAGATGAGTCCTGACGATCTGATCACGGTTCATTTAGTGGCTCAACAAATCGCTTTGGCTTTAATTAGTCTGGGGCATTAA
- a CDS encoding single-strand DNA-binding protein, which yields MNLNIVTLIGRAGGDPEVKYFESGSVVCNLTLAVNRRTKKTDQPDWFNLEIWDKTAEVAANYVRKGGLIGIKGVLKFDYWQDRNTGTQRSKPVIRVYELDLLGSKRDSDEGAPRNNYDEF from the coding sequence ATGAACCTAAATATTGTGACGTTGATTGGTCGCGCTGGTGGCGATCCAGAAGTCAAATACTTTGAGTCCGGTAGCGTCGTCTGTAATTTAACCTTAGCGGTTAACCGTCGGACTAAAAAAACGGATCAACCCGATTGGTTTAACTTAGAAATTTGGGACAAAACAGCAGAAGTTGCGGCTAACTATGTCCGTAAAGGCGGTTTAATTGGGATTAAAGGAGTGTTAAAGTTTGACTATTGGCAAGATCGGAATACAGGCACTCAACGTTCAAAACCTGTAATTCGAGTGTATGAATTAGACCTATTGGGTTCTAAGCGCGATTCGGATGAAGGTGCGCCTCGGAACAACTATGATGAGTTTTAA
- a CDS encoding unnamed protein product gives MKLRKRGIIESVNDQLKKLCQIEHTRHRSVGNFMVNLVVGMIAYTYQPEKLSL, from the coding sequence ATGAAATTAAGAAAAAGAGGTATAATAGAATCAGTGAACGATCAACTCAAAAAATTATGCCAAATTGAACATACAAGACATCGAAGTGTAGGTAATTTCATGGTGAATTTAGTAGTCGGAATGATTGCTTATACTTATCAACCAGAAAAACTATCATTATAG
- a CDS encoding putative endoglucanase — MSHQQEPMPRLTLLYQWHRHPSPSGLRGWLTIILGLGLISGMGSPVLAGIPGIGPNTPLMSQNLAQNSIIHIDPNAGRDSETSTGSQTGPYRSITYALQRVQSVTVIQLNPGTYSQETGEVFPISLKDGVTLQGDEASNGQNTVIMGGGNFVSPTFARQNATIKTQGNSQIIGVTVTNPNTRGTGLWIESSSPVVSGCTFIESKRDGIFITSESNPKIQSNIFTQNAGNGISIARSGAGEIRNNVFQNTGFGISINDEASPTIMENKIIENRDGIVISHQAKPILRNNLIENNERDGVVAISQSQPDLGTTASPGQNIIRSNGRYDVYNATRGYTLTVVGNEIDQTRISGAVEF; from the coding sequence ATGTCACATCAACAGGAGCCGATGCCACGATTGACTTTACTCTACCAATGGCATCGACACCCCAGCCCCAGTGGGTTAAGAGGATGGCTAACAATCATTTTAGGATTAGGGCTGATATCAGGAATGGGAAGTCCAGTTTTGGCTGGTATCCCAGGGATTGGGCCCAATACCCCATTGATGTCCCAAAATTTGGCTCAAAATTCAATCATTCATATCGATCCCAATGCTGGACGTGATAGCGAAACTTCCACAGGAAGTCAAACTGGCCCCTATCGTTCGATTACTTATGCGCTGCAAAGGGTTCAATCGGTTACAGTGATTCAACTTAACCCAGGTACCTACAGTCAGGAAACCGGAGAAGTGTTTCCGATATCCCTAAAGGATGGGGTGACATTACAAGGAGATGAAGCCAGCAATGGACAAAATACGGTGATTATGGGGGGGGGAAATTTCGTGAGTCCCACCTTTGCTCGACAAAATGCCACAATTAAAACCCAAGGAAATAGTCAAATTATCGGGGTTACAGTTACCAATCCCAATACTAGAGGAACGGGTTTATGGATAGAATCTTCTAGTCCTGTAGTTAGTGGCTGTACGTTTATTGAAAGTAAGCGGGATGGAATTTTTATTACTTCTGAAAGTAATCCAAAAATCCAGAGTAATATATTTACTCAAAATGCTGGAAATGGGATTTCAATTGCCCGTTCAGGAGCCGGAGAAATTCGGAATAATGTTTTCCAAAATACCGGATTTGGGATCTCGATTAATGATGAAGCGTCTCCTACAATTATGGAAAATAAAATTATCGAAAATCGAGATGGAATTGTGATTTCTCACCAAGCCAAACCTATTTTACGAAATAATCTAATTGAAAATAATGAACGAGATGGAGTGGTGGCAATCTCCCAATCTCAACCGGATTTAGGCACAACCGCCAGTCCTGGTCAAAATATTATTCGGAGTAATGGTCGCTATGATGTGTATAATGCCACACGCGGTTATACCCTGACAGTTGTTGGAAATGAAATCGATCAAACCCGCATCTCCGGTGCAGTAGAGTTCTGA